The following are encoded in a window of Rhizobium sp. 11515TR genomic DNA:
- a CDS encoding HAD family hydrolase produces the protein MSNGFDLIIFDCDGVLVDSEIIAAQVESKLLTDAGYPISTEEMGERFSGMTWRNILFEVEREASIPLSASLLDKSEKLLDLALASDVQPIPGVPLALSRLPMPRCICSNSSFARIEMMLTKVGYLKLFAPNIFSAKDLGADRVKPKPDIFLHGAKQMNVSPANTIVVEDSVHGVQAARAAGMRVIGFTGASHTYPSHADRLTDAGAETVVSRMADLPGVVMALAEWDGVL, from the coding sequence ATGAGCAATGGCTTCGACCTCATCATCTTCGACTGCGACGGCGTTTTGGTCGATTCGGAAATCATCGCGGCGCAGGTTGAATCGAAGCTGCTGACCGATGCCGGCTATCCGATCAGCACCGAGGAAATGGGCGAACGCTTCTCCGGCATGACCTGGCGCAACATCCTGTTCGAAGTCGAGCGCGAGGCCAGCATTCCCCTCTCCGCTTCGCTGCTCGACAAATCGGAAAAGCTGCTCGACCTGGCGCTTGCCAGCGACGTTCAGCCTATCCCTGGCGTTCCGCTGGCGCTGTCGCGCCTGCCAATGCCGCGCTGCATCTGCTCGAATTCCAGCTTCGCCCGCATCGAGATGATGCTAACGAAGGTCGGCTACCTCAAACTGTTTGCTCCTAATATCTTTTCCGCCAAGGATCTCGGCGCCGACCGCGTAAAGCCCAAGCCGGATATCTTCCTGCATGGCGCCAAGCAGATGAATGTCAGCCCGGCCAATACGATCGTCGTCGAGGATTCGGTCCACGGCGTTCAGGCGGCACGCGCCGCCGGCATGCGCGTCATCGGCTTCACCGGCGCATCGCACACCTATCCTTCGCATGCCGATCGGCTGACAGATGCCGGCGCCGAAACCGTCGTCAGCCGCATGGCCGACTTGCCGGGCGTGGTCATGGCGCTCGCCGAATGGGACGGCGTGCTCTGA
- a CDS encoding zinc-binding metallopeptidase family protein — translation MRLFTCDHCGQPVHFDNRQCIRCGHQLGFVPDRLAIYALEAETETNWHPVSEQTRHVRFCANAELDICNWVIDADDPQPYCVACRHNRLVPNAGTQPGIDRWRRISQAQRHLFYSLLRWNLPHPDRQQDPEGGLVFDFLEDEVQGNTVVPAMTGHEEGLIAIRAAEADDVTREQARTSMNEPYRTLLGHFRHETGHFIWNKLVRDRGQFDAFRAVFGDERADYGAALQAHYDNGPAANWQESFISAYASSHPWEDFAECFAHYLHIVDTLETARSFGLAIDPHRYHDMAAEVDFNPYKAESAEQLVSAWIPLSVAINSIQRSMGQPDSYPFILSPPVVAKLDYIRELIDSA, via the coding sequence ATGCGGCTTTTCACGTGCGATCATTGCGGACAGCCTGTTCATTTCGATAACAGGCAATGCATTCGATGTGGTCATCAGCTCGGTTTCGTCCCCGATCGCTTGGCGATATATGCCCTGGAAGCAGAAACTGAGACCAACTGGCATCCGGTCTCCGAACAGACGCGGCATGTTCGCTTCTGCGCGAATGCCGAACTCGATATCTGCAATTGGGTCATCGATGCAGACGATCCGCAGCCCTATTGCGTTGCCTGCCGGCACAATCGTCTCGTGCCGAACGCTGGTACGCAACCAGGTATAGATCGCTGGCGGCGCATCAGCCAGGCGCAGCGGCATCTGTTTTATTCGCTCTTGCGGTGGAACCTGCCGCATCCCGATCGACAGCAAGACCCCGAAGGTGGGCTCGTCTTCGATTTCCTAGAGGATGAGGTGCAGGGCAATACCGTGGTCCCGGCCATGACCGGTCACGAGGAAGGACTGATCGCGATCCGCGCCGCGGAGGCCGACGACGTGACGCGCGAACAGGCGCGCACCTCGATGAACGAGCCCTATCGTACCTTGCTCGGCCACTTCCGCCACGAGACCGGCCATTTCATCTGGAACAAGCTTGTCCGCGATCGCGGGCAATTCGATGCCTTTCGCGCCGTCTTTGGCGACGAGCGCGCCGATTATGGCGCAGCACTCCAAGCCCATTACGACAATGGGCCGGCGGCAAACTGGCAGGAAAGTTTCATCAGCGCCTATGCCAGCTCCCATCCTTGGGAGGATTTTGCCGAATGCTTCGCACATTATCTGCACATCGTCGATACGCTGGAAACGGCGCGTTCCTTCGGCCTGGCAATCGATCCCCATCGCTATCACGACATGGCGGCCGAGGTGGATTTCAATCCTTACAAGGCAGAAAGCGCCGAGCAGCTCGTCAGCGCCTGGATCCCTTTGAGCGTAGCGATCAATTCCATCCAGCGCAGCATGGGGCAGCCGGATTCCTATCCCTTCATCCTCTCGCCGCCGGTGGTTGCCAAGCTCGACTATATCAGGGAATTGATCGACAGCGCGTGA
- a CDS encoding YqgE/AlgH family protein yields MSLSTLKNRRERGFLDGQFLIAMPGMEDRNFHRTVVYICAHSDAGAMGFVINRAQKLTFTDVLLHLEMIKDDDAIVLPQMARDFPIQTGGPVESGRGFVLHSDDYISDSSIPVSDDISLTATLDIVRAISKGSGPKRATMLLGYAGWGAGQLEAEIGNNGWLNCPANEELIFDRSLENKYDRALALMGINPVMLSPHAGHS; encoded by the coding sequence ATGTCCCTATCGACGCTGAAGAATAGACGCGAAAGAGGTTTTCTCGACGGTCAGTTCCTGATCGCCATGCCCGGCATGGAGGATCGGAACTTTCATCGCACGGTTGTTTATATCTGTGCCCATTCCGATGCCGGTGCTATGGGCTTCGTCATCAACCGGGCTCAGAAGCTGACATTCACCGACGTCCTCTTGCATCTCGAAATGATCAAGGACGACGATGCTATCGTGCTTCCGCAGATGGCGCGCGATTTCCCGATCCAGACCGGCGGTCCCGTCGAAAGCGGCCGAGGTTTCGTCCTGCATTCCGACGATTACATCAGCGACAGCAGCATTCCGGTCAGTGACGATATCAGCCTGACGGCGACGCTCGATATCGTCAGGGCCATTTCCAAGGGAAGCGGTCCAAAGCGGGCGACGATGTTGCTCGGCTATGCCGGCTGGGGCGCTGGCCAGCTCGAGGCGGAGATCGGCAACAATGGCTGGCTGAACTGCCCTGCAAACGAAGAATTGATCTTCGATCGCAGCCTTGAGAACAAGTATGATCGTGCGCTGGCTCTCATGGGTATCAATCCGGTCATGCTGTCACCCCATGCCGGCCATAGCTGA
- a CDS encoding protein-disulfide reductase DsbD domain-containing protein, protein MIEISTVARLSALLATLFFSTVATYAATSEWIDNQGGRMRLIALAPDPEGHIRAALQIEPEPGWITYWREPGQGGIPPQITPAAGSGVMLERAGYPVPKPLRVGPIQEIGYDAPVTFPLDLRVTGKAPEKLELTAFIGLCKDICIPFQAEYSLPLPTDVQPTSHELALLDAAKAVLPQPPSPDFAVQGHKISTDAKSLSLRLTLPEASGKMPDIYVTGPSGYVFFQQANAKREGTTFSSDIVIGKLPKDYDPKGQSWGILVVDGDRAMETTLALE, encoded by the coding sequence ATGATCGAAATAAGTACCGTTGCCCGCCTGTCGGCACTTCTCGCCACTTTGTTTTTCAGCACCGTAGCGACTTATGCCGCAACGAGCGAGTGGATAGACAATCAGGGCGGCAGAATGCGCCTGATCGCGCTGGCGCCGGACCCAGAAGGGCATATCCGCGCCGCCTTGCAGATCGAGCCGGAACCGGGCTGGATCACCTATTGGCGCGAGCCCGGTCAGGGCGGAATTCCGCCGCAAATAACGCCGGCAGCGGGCAGCGGCGTAATGCTGGAAAGGGCGGGCTATCCCGTGCCGAAGCCGCTCCGTGTCGGCCCCATCCAGGAAATCGGCTACGACGCGCCGGTCACGTTTCCGCTTGATCTGCGCGTCACCGGCAAAGCGCCGGAAAAGCTTGAGCTGACAGCTTTCATCGGCCTCTGCAAGGATATCTGCATTCCTTTCCAGGCCGAATACTCCCTGCCCTTGCCGACGGATGTGCAGCCGACCTCGCACGAACTGGCTTTGCTCGATGCGGCAAAGGCCGTGCTGCCGCAGCCTCCTTCCCCGGATTTCGCCGTCCAGGGCCATAAGATCTCTACCGACGCCAAGAGCCTTTCGCTGCGTCTGACGCTGCCGGAAGCAAGCGGGAAGATGCCTGATATCTATGTCACGGGGCCGTCCGGCTATGTGTTCTTTCAGCAAGCGAATGCGAAGCGGGAGGGAACGACCTTCTCGTCTGATATAGTAATCGGCAAACTACCGAAGGATTATGATCCGAAGGGCCAAAGCTGGGGTATTCTGGTCGTCGACGGCGATCGGGCGATGGAAACCACCCTTGCGCTCGAATAG
- a CDS encoding VOC family protein yields the protein MKLRLELFVADVAASIEFYRRALNFQVVGETSEQYTMLSNGEAIISVNKREALGPDHPLRAGNGERPGLGVEIVLSAGDVESFYDAARTCGHTISELALQPWGLRDFRIVDPDGYYIRVTSRQKE from the coding sequence ATGAAGCTGAGGCTTGAGCTGTTTGTCGCCGATGTGGCGGCATCGATAGAATTCTATCGACGGGCACTGAACTTCCAGGTGGTTGGCGAGACAAGCGAACAATACACAATGCTCTCGAATGGCGAGGCTATCATTTCCGTCAACAAGCGGGAGGCTCTTGGGCCTGATCATCCACTCCGAGCTGGCAATGGCGAACGACCAGGCCTTGGTGTCGAAATCGTGCTGAGCGCTGGGGATGTGGAAAGTTTTTATGACGCCGCCAGAACCTGCGGCCATACGATATCGGAGCTTGCCTTACAGCCATGGGGGTTGCGCGATTTCCGTATCGTAGATCCGGATGGCTATTATATCCGGGTAACAAGCAGACAAAAGGAATAA
- the thrC gene encoding threonine synthase, producing the protein MDYISTRGEAPALGFCDALLAGLARDGGLYVPREWPVLTKKEIRAFRGKSYQDVAFAVLSPFTNGEIPADVFRGMIDDAYATFRHPAVAPLVQTGPNSFVMELFHGTTLAFKDVAMQLLARLMDYALEKRGQRATIVGATSGDTGGAAIDAFAGRERTDIFILFPHGKVSPVQQRQMTTSTAANVHALAIKGNFDDCQNLVKAMFNDAPFRNKVRLSGVNSINWARIMAQVVYYFTTAVALGGPDRKISFTVPTGNFGDIFAGYVAKRMGLPIEKLVIATNENDILARMLKAGRYEMRSVKATTSPSMDIQISSNFERLLFEANGRDASKVRAAMESLKQSNGFSVSEEALKFIKKDFRAGRASEKQVAETIRKTLADTGYLLDPHTAIGVFIANKNERPSSPMVTLATAHPAKFPAAVKSASGIDPALPTWLAGLMTREERFDILDPELKAVESFIGKHIRTGE; encoded by the coding sequence GTGGACTACATTTCAACGCGGGGAGAAGCCCCTGCCCTTGGCTTCTGCGACGCTCTTCTGGCCGGCCTTGCTCGTGACGGCGGGCTTTATGTTCCCCGTGAATGGCCTGTCCTGACGAAGAAGGAAATCCGCGCGTTCCGCGGCAAGAGCTATCAGGATGTTGCCTTCGCCGTCCTTTCGCCCTTTACCAACGGCGAGATCCCGGCCGATGTCTTCCGCGGCATGATAGATGATGCCTATGCCACCTTCCGGCATCCGGCCGTGGCGCCGCTCGTCCAGACGGGACCGAACAGCTTCGTTATGGAGCTTTTCCATGGCACGACGCTCGCCTTCAAGGATGTCGCCATGCAGCTGCTGGCGCGGCTGATGGACTATGCGCTGGAGAAGCGCGGCCAGCGGGCCACCATTGTCGGCGCGACCTCGGGGGATACCGGCGGTGCGGCGATCGATGCCTTTGCCGGCCGCGAGCGCACCGATATCTTCATTCTCTTCCCGCATGGAAAAGTCTCGCCGGTGCAGCAGCGGCAGATGACCACGTCGACGGCAGCAAATGTGCATGCGCTGGCCATCAAGGGCAATTTCGACGACTGCCAGAACCTCGTCAAAGCCATGTTCAATGATGCCCCTTTCCGCAATAAGGTGAGGCTCTCCGGCGTCAATTCCATCAACTGGGCGCGAATCATGGCGCAGGTGGTCTACTATTTCACCACCGCTGTTGCTCTTGGCGGCCCTGACCGGAAAATCTCGTTCACTGTACCCACGGGCAATTTCGGCGATATTTTCGCCGGCTACGTCGCCAAGCGCATGGGCCTGCCGATCGAAAAGCTTGTTATCGCCACCAACGAGAACGATATCCTGGCGCGCATGCTGAAAGCGGGCCGCTATGAAATGCGCTCGGTAAAAGCCACCACCTCGCCGTCGATGGATATTCAGATCTCCTCCAATTTCGAGCGCCTGCTGTTCGAGGCCAACGGCCGCGACGCCTCCAAGGTGCGCGCCGCCATGGAAAGCCTGAAGCAGTCTAACGGATTTTCGGTCAGCGAAGAGGCTCTGAAATTCATTAAGAAGGACTTCCGCGCCGGCCGCGCCAGCGAGAAGCAGGTGGCCGAAACGATCCGCAAAACCCTTGCCGATACGGGCTATCTGCTCGATCCGCATACGGCGATCGGCGTCTTCATTGCGAACAAGAACGAGCGTCCCAGCAGTCCGATGGTAACGCTTGCGACTGCCCACCCGGCAAAATTCCCCGCCGCAGTAAAATCCGCATCCGGTATTGACCCGGCGCTTCCGACGTGGCTTGCTGGTCTGATGACCAGGGAGGAGCGTTTCGACATTCTCGATCCGGAACTTAAAGCCGTCGAAAGCTTTATCGGCAAGCATATCCGGACCGGCGAATAA
- a CDS encoding M16 family metallopeptidase, which produces MTVECTRLASGLTVATQSMPHLESVALGVWIKSGSRNETEAEHGIAHLLEHMAFKGTARRSARQIAEEIENVGGEVNAATSTETTSYYARVLKDHVPLAVDILADILTESAFDEEELAREKQVILQEINAANDTPDDVVFDKFSEVAYRGQTLGRAILGTPETVVSFSPEQIRHYLGRNYTTDRMFVVAAGAVDHESFVRQVEERFSSLPIKPSAPPVIEPARYIGGNIRETRDLMDAQILLGFEGRAYHTRDFYCSQILANILGGGMSSRLFQEVREFRGLCYSVYAFHWGFSDTGIFGIHAATGGENLPELLPVIVDELHKSSHDIQQQEIERARAQIRAQLLMGQESPAARAGQVARQMMLYGRPIPNQEMLERLEGITIDRLTDLAGRLFFDTVPTLSAIGPLEQLAPMEDIVTSLSSPVPASRSASG; this is translated from the coding sequence ATGACAGTGGAGTGCACCCGGCTAGCGTCCGGGCTGACAGTAGCGACCCAATCGATGCCACACCTCGAAAGCGTGGCACTCGGCGTTTGGATCAAGTCGGGTTCGCGTAACGAAACCGAGGCAGAACACGGTATAGCGCATCTGCTCGAGCATATGGCGTTCAAGGGCACGGCGCGGCGCTCTGCCCGGCAGATCGCCGAGGAAATCGAGAATGTCGGCGGCGAAGTCAACGCCGCCACTTCGACGGAAACCACGTCCTATTATGCCCGTGTGCTGAAGGACCATGTGCCGCTCGCCGTCGATATCCTTGCCGATATCCTGACGGAATCCGCTTTCGACGAGGAAGAGCTGGCGCGCGAAAAGCAGGTCATTCTGCAGGAAATCAATGCCGCGAACGACACGCCCGACGATGTCGTCTTCGACAAGTTTTCCGAGGTCGCCTATCGCGGCCAGACGCTTGGGCGCGCCATTCTCGGCACACCGGAGACCGTCGTCTCCTTCTCGCCGGAACAGATCCGCCATTATCTCGGCCGCAACTATACGACCGACCGCATGTTTGTCGTGGCGGCCGGCGCCGTCGACCATGAAAGCTTCGTGCGTCAGGTCGAGGAGCGCTTCTCCAGCCTGCCGATCAAACCGTCCGCTCCGCCCGTTATCGAGCCGGCGCGTTATATCGGCGGCAACATTCGCGAAACCCGCGACCTGATGGATGCGCAGATCCTGCTCGGCTTTGAAGGCCGCGCCTATCATACCCGCGATTTCTACTGCTCGCAGATCCTCGCCAATATCCTCGGTGGTGGCATGTCCTCGCGCCTGTTCCAGGAAGTGCGCGAATTCCGCGGTCTCTGTTATTCGGTCTACGCCTTCCATTGGGGCTTCTCCGATACGGGCATCTTCGGCATCCATGCCGCGACCGGCGGCGAGAACCTGCCTGAACTGCTGCCCGTCATTGTCGACGAGCTGCATAAATCCTCGCATGACATTCAGCAGCAGGAAATCGAGCGCGCCCGCGCCCAGATCCGCGCACAGCTGCTGATGGGCCAGGAAAGCCCGGCCGCCCGCGCCGGCCAGGTCGCAAGACAGATGATGCTTTATGGCCGCCCCATCCCGAACCAGGAGATGCTGGAGCGTCTGGAAGGCATCACGATCGACCGCTTGACGGATCTTGCCGGCCGCCTGTTCTTCGATACAGTACCGACGCTTTCTGCGATCGGGCCGCTGGAGCAGCTCGCGCCGATGGAGGACATCGTAACCTCGCTGTCGTCGCCGGTCCCTGCCTCCAGAAGCGCAAGCGGCTAA
- a CDS encoding GNAT family N-acetyltransferase, whose product MQKSVFRFLSRHTDGVELENDNYLLRLPRYSDFNQWHKLRAESRRFLEPWEPTWRHDELTEGAYRARIIRGKQEYSSGQAIPLFIFLRENMTLVGGITIGYIRRGAAQSCMIGYWMGERHSGQGHMFAALQLVIPYIFSGLELHRIEAACIPDNERSMRLLEKAGFQREGHLRGYLKINGQWRDHVMFSRLASDTSPNRSFDQR is encoded by the coding sequence ATGCAAAAATCTGTCTTTCGGTTTCTCTCACGTCATACGGACGGGGTTGAACTCGAAAACGACAATTATTTGCTGCGTTTGCCGCGCTACTCCGATTTCAATCAATGGCATAAGCTTCGGGCGGAAAGCCGGCGCTTTCTCGAACCCTGGGAGCCTACCTGGCGACATGACGAGCTGACCGAGGGCGCCTATCGGGCACGCATCATCCGCGGAAAGCAGGAATACAGCTCCGGCCAGGCCATACCACTCTTCATTTTTCTCAGGGAAAACATGACGCTGGTTGGGGGCATCACGATCGGCTATATTCGCCGAGGTGCTGCACAGAGCTGCATGATCGGATATTGGATGGGCGAGCGCCACTCCGGTCAGGGCCATATGTTCGCCGCACTTCAGTTGGTTATACCCTATATCTTTTCCGGACTTGAGTTGCACCGAATTGAAGCAGCCTGTATTCCGGATAACGAGCGTAGCATGCGGCTTTTGGAAAAAGCCGGTTTCCAGCGGGAAGGTCATTTGCGCGGTTATCTTAAAATCAACGGTCAGTGGCGCGACCATGTGATGTTTTCAAGGTTGGCATCCGACACCAGCCCGAACCGAAGCTTCGACCAGCGATGA
- a CDS encoding EAL domain-containing protein — protein MIAGMMQTWPMTRRLCAVIATLAAAMLLLIAGMADAAEPVKISRDDTALDLTATTEIYTNQGEAFQVSTAAGADGIRRRIEVRSSSPNHQGDWAVFALANVSEEQLERVIVAPHFRLVNSKVFWPDLGSQRIVAITPSEGFALDRQPSDEADVFRITLNPGAVVTFVAELSSPNLPQLYLWEPNAYKDTVNAFTLYRGIVLGIAGLLAVFLTILFVVKGTSMLPATAALAWAVLGYICVDFGFLGKLISITSSDQRIWRACAEVALASSLVIFLFTYLNLNRWHAHLGYVTLAWVLGLALLFGVAIYDPSIAAGIARLSLALTATAGLLLIIYLGFSRYDRAILLVPAWALILVWLFGAWMTVMGKLDNDIIQPALGGGLVLIVLLIGFTVMQHAFAGGAFQQGLFSDLERQSLALTGSGDTVWDWDVARDRVVTTPDISVKLGLSPGTMHGAARNWLPRLHPDDRDRFRATLDVLLEHRRGRLNHEFRIRAEDGHFHWLSIRARPVLGSNGEIIRCVGTIVDITEQKNSVERLLHDAVHDNLTGLPNRQVFLDRLQAVLTLASDGNQLRPTVMVIDIDRYKLVNDTLGFAAGDNILIALTRRLRRLMKPQDTLARLSGDQFGLILVSERDPAKVADFADAISKAIMVPINFANREIILTASVGLTSWVDQQENAAGMLSDAELAMYRAKRAGGNRVEPFQPAFRSFGTDRLQLETDLRRAVERKELSLVYQPIVRLEDAEIAGFEALIRWEHPKRGNIPPSEFIPIAETSDIIGPLGMFALEQATNDLKAWQRQTGDLPLFVSINLSSVQLLNNELYDDIRALLAKTHCDPSRIKLELTESQVMENPEQARLVLDKLREAGIGLALDDFGTGYSSLAYLTRFPFDTIKLDKAMVRDDSDKKAVLLRSVISMARELNMRVVAEGIESEEDALELAKIGCSYGQSFIFGPPMGSDSVIRLLKERFPLTKRA, from the coding sequence ATGATCGCCGGAATGATGCAGACGTGGCCGATGACCCGCCGGCTATGCGCCGTGATCGCAACGCTCGCGGCCGCCATGCTGCTGTTGATCGCCGGGATGGCCGATGCAGCCGAGCCCGTGAAGATCTCGCGTGACGATACTGCGCTCGACCTCACAGCGACGACCGAAATCTACACCAATCAGGGTGAAGCCTTTCAGGTTTCGACGGCAGCCGGCGCCGACGGCATCCGCCGCCGCATCGAGGTTCGCTCCTCTTCACCCAATCATCAGGGCGACTGGGCGGTTTTCGCGCTCGCCAACGTTTCCGAAGAGCAGCTTGAGCGCGTCATCGTCGCGCCGCATTTCCGTCTCGTGAATTCAAAGGTCTTCTGGCCCGATCTCGGCTCGCAGCGCATCGTCGCGATCACGCCGAGCGAAGGTTTCGCGCTCGATCGTCAGCCGAGCGACGAGGCCGACGTCTTCCGTATCACGTTGAACCCCGGCGCCGTCGTCACCTTTGTTGCCGAACTGTCGTCACCAAACCTGCCGCAGCTCTATCTCTGGGAACCGAACGCCTACAAGGATACGGTCAACGCCTTCACGCTCTATCGCGGCATTGTGCTCGGCATCGCCGGCCTGCTGGCGGTGTTCCTGACTATTCTTTTCGTCGTCAAGGGCACGTCGATGCTGCCGGCCACGGCCGCGCTCGCCTGGGCGGTGCTCGGCTATATCTGCGTGGACTTCGGCTTCCTCGGCAAGCTCATCAGCATCACGTCAAGCGATCAGCGAATATGGCGCGCCTGTGCGGAGGTGGCGCTCGCCTCGAGCCTGGTGATCTTTCTGTTCACCTATCTCAATCTCAATCGCTGGCACGCCCATCTCGGCTATGTGACGCTTGCCTGGGTGCTCGGCCTTGCCCTGCTCTTCGGCGTGGCGATCTACGATCCGTCGATTGCTGCCGGCATTGCGCGGCTGTCGCTGGCGCTGACGGCAACGGCCGGCCTGCTGCTCATCATCTATCTCGGCTTCAGCCGTTACGACCGCGCGATCCTGCTCGTGCCCGCCTGGGCACTGATCCTCGTCTGGCTGTTCGGCGCCTGGATGACGGTTATGGGCAAGCTCGACAATGACATCATCCAGCCGGCACTCGGCGGCGGCCTCGTTCTCATCGTCCTGCTGATCGGCTTCACCGTCATGCAGCACGCCTTTGCCGGCGGCGCCTTCCAGCAGGGCCTGTTCTCGGATCTGGAGCGACAGTCCCTGGCGCTGACAGGCTCCGGCGACACCGTGTGGGACTGGGACGTGGCGCGCGACCGCGTGGTGACGACGCCAGATATCTCGGTGAAGCTCGGCCTCTCGCCCGGAACCATGCATGGCGCGGCGCGCAATTGGCTGCCGCGGCTGCATCCCGACGATCGCGACCGCTTCCGCGCGACGCTCGACGTGCTTCTGGAACATCGGCGCGGCCGGCTGAACCATGAATTTCGTATTCGCGCCGAAGACGGGCATTTCCACTGGCTGTCGATCCGCGCCCGGCCGGTGCTAGGCTCCAACGGCGAAATCATCCGTTGTGTCGGCACGATCGTCGATATCACCGAGCAGAAGAATTCGGTCGAACGGCTGCTGCACGATGCCGTCCACGACAATCTCACGGGATTGCCGAACCGCCAGGTCTTCCTCGATCGCCTGCAAGCGGTTCTGACGCTGGCTTCCGATGGAAATCAATTGCGACCGACAGTCATGGTCATCGACATCGATCGCTATAAACTCGTCAACGATACGCTTGGCTTTGCCGCAGGCGACAATATCCTGATCGCATTGACCCGTCGCCTTCGCCGCCTGATGAAGCCGCAGGATACGCTGGCGCGTCTTTCGGGCGACCAGTTCGGCCTCATCCTCGTTTCCGAACGCGATCCCGCCAAGGTCGCCGACTTTGCCGACGCGATCAGCAAGGCGATCATGGTGCCGATCAATTTCGCCAACCGTGAGATCATCCTGACGGCATCAGTCGGGCTGACGTCATGGGTCGATCAGCAGGAAAATGCGGCCGGGATGCTCAGCGACGCGGAACTTGCCATGTACCGCGCCAAGCGCGCCGGCGGCAACCGCGTCGAACCTTTCCAACCTGCCTTCCGCAGCTTCGGCACCGACCGGCTGCAGCTCGAAACCGATCTGCGCCGCGCCGTCGAACGCAAGGAACTTTCGCTCGTCTATCAGCCGATCGTTCGGCTTGAGGATGCAGAAATCGCCGGCTTCGAGGCGCTGATACGCTGGGAGCATCCGAAGCGCGGTAACATTCCGCCATCGGAATTCATTCCGATCGCGGAGACTTCCGACATCATCGGTCCGCTCGGCATGTTCGCACTGGAGCAGGCAACCAACGACCTTAAGGCATGGCAACGACAGACTGGCGACCTGCCGCTGTTCGTCTCCATCAACCTTTCCAGCGTGCAGCTGCTCAACAACGAGCTTTACGACGATATCCGCGCCCTGCTCGCCAAGACCCATTGCGATCCAAGCCGCATCAAGCTGGAATTGACGGAATCGCAGGTGATGGAGAATCCGGAACAGGCGCGGCTGGTGCTCGATAAGCTGCGCGAAGCCGGCATCGGTTTGGCGCTCGATGATTTCGGCACCGGCTATTCCTCGCTCGCCTACCTCACTCGTTTCCCCTTCGATACGATCAAGCTCGACAAGGCGATGGTCCGCGACGATAGCGATAAGAAGGCGGTTCTGTTGCGCTCGGTCATTTCCATGGCGCGCGAACTCAATATGCGCGTCGTCGCCGAGGGCATCGAATCGGAAGAGGATGCGCTGGAGCTTGCCAAGATCGGCTGCAGCTACGGCCAGAGCTTCATCTTCGGGCCGCCTATGGGCTCGGATTCGGTGATACGCTTGCTGAAGGAACGCTTTCCGCTGACGAAGCGCGCCTGA
- a CDS encoding peroxiredoxin produces MTIAIGDTLPAATFKEKTADGPVEISTEQLFAGKRVVLFAVPGAFTPTCSLNHLPGFLENRDAILAKGIDDIAVVSINDWHVMGAWAQSSGGLGKIHFLADWDGSFTKALGLEVDLSAGGLGIRSKRYSMLVENGVVKTLNIEESPGQATVSGAAAMIEQL; encoded by the coding sequence ATGACTATCGCCATCGGCGACACGCTGCCTGCCGCCACCTTCAAGGAAAAGACCGCCGACGGCCCGGTCGAGATCAGCACCGAGCAGCTGTTTGCCGGCAAGCGCGTCGTGCTCTTCGCCGTGCCCGGCGCGTTCACGCCCACCTGCTCGCTCAATCACCTGCCGGGCTTTCTCGAAAACCGCGATGCCATTCTTGCCAAGGGCATCGATGACATCGCCGTCGTTTCCATCAACGACTGGCATGTCATGGGCGCCTGGGCGCAATCGTCCGGTGGCTTGGGCAAGATCCACTTCCTCGCCGATTGGGACGGCTCATTCACCAAGGCGCTCGGCCTCGAGGTCGACCTCTCGGCCGGTGGGCTCGGCATTCGCTCCAAGCGTTATTCCATGCTAGTGGAAAACGGCGTGGTAAAGACGCTGAACATCGAGGAAAGCCCCGGCCAGGCGACGGTTTCAGGTGCTGCCGCGATGATCGAGCAGCTTTGA
- a CDS encoding CsbD family protein — translation MSSTTDKVSGKANEIAGKAKQMAGKATNDKEMRAKGAAQEAKGKVQTAVGKAKDKVKGAVDRM, via the coding sequence ATGAGCAGCACGACCGACAAGGTGTCCGGTAAGGCGAACGAAATTGCCGGCAAGGCCAAGCAGATGGCCGGCAAGGCGACGAATGACAAGGAAATGCGCGCCAAGGGCGCTGCACAGGAAGCCAAGGGCAAGGTGCAAACCGCCGTTGGCAAAGCCAAGGATAAGGTCAAGGGAGCGGTCGACCGGATGTGA